The DNA sequence GGGGAGCCCATTAAAGCTTGACTAGGAAATGGTTTTCACCATCCTAACCGACGGTGTCGCGGGGGTCGCTCGAAGGCCTCAATGGCGTGCACTATGAAGGGTTTCGCGACACACCACGCCTTCCTCTATGGACGACCAAGGCAGACACCTGCCCTAGAACACGAGGAACGGCTCTAGCGGCGCACCCAATGAGGACTCAGGCGAATTCCAGGTAGCGGATGCCATCGGGGTCGATCGCCTTTAGGGCTTGGCGCTCCTCAGCGGACGGTGGGGCTGTTGTTGCCATGGGCTCAGGCCTCGCTAACTCGAAACCGGTGGCTTCCTGGAGAGCCTCAAAGGTGACACCGGGGTGGAGGCTTTTCGGCCGCAGATCTCCTTCGTGGCGCTTGAGGACGGCCATCGGCGTGATCACCCACTCTACATTGCCACAGGCGGTAACAAAATCCAGGCTCTCGACAAATGACTGGGTGTCGTGACGGGTTCGCCAAAGGATGGTCCTGCCTGCAGTCGGCGCCAACAGAGCGCTGCCCGCTCCCCCTGGGAGCCGAACCTTGGGATTATCAAAGGGCCCGATGACGCTCAGGTTGAAGTTTCCATGCCGGTCGATCTGGGCGCCTGAAAGAAATACGGTATCGAGTCTCCTACGGGCTGAAAGGTCAAAGAGGTCCGTTAGGGTGACGAGACAGGCAGCCCCCTCTAAGAGGGCCGGGTCTACGGTGGATTTGGGAAGCCGGGTCGGCCTGGGGTTCACGGCGCCGCCGATATTTAGATAGACGATGTCAGAGGCGTGAGTGGCCCTAGCCAGGAGGATCGCCACCAAGGGCAGGTTCGAAGCGACCCCGTGGAAAACCGTCTCTCCGTTAGAGAGAAGGCGAGCCATGGCACAGGTCATGACATCGGCCGGGTGGTCGCTCACGATGGTCCCCCTTCGGCCAGCGCAGGCGGCTTCATAACGTGCTCCTCAAGGAAATCCCGGTACGTTGCCTCGCTCTTGGATGCCTTCACGTAAGCCGTTAAGTACGCCTCATCGACCGGATAGAGGCTCCCTAACGAGCATGGCCACGCTCCCCTGGGCGCGTGGACTACGGCGTCCACCAGGTAGCCCGGGATAGAAGCATGGGCTCCCTCGGCTATTAGGGTCTCCGACGGCGCCACTTCCTCGGCCGTCACAATCACTCGGTCGGCGGCGTTCGCCATGAGCAGGTCCTCAAAAAGAGAACCCCTGATTAAGGCGTTTCCTTCTCGATCGGCCAGTTCAGTGTGGATAATCGCCCAGTCAGGGGCAAGACGAGGGATAGCGACCAGCTCTTCGCCCGAATACGGGTCGTAGACGGTCTTCCACCCACGGGCCGGTACGACATCGGAGCCGAACATGCCCGCCACGGGCAAAAAGGGCACTCCCTGAATGGATGCCCGAAGGCCCGTTATCACCGTATAGCAGGCATGCTCTTCCACCACCAGGCGGCCTTCCTCTGCGGCCCGCCTGTAGTTGGGGGCCAAACCATATAGCGCTTCGAATCCCACATATCCAACGGCGGCGCGGTTAATGGAGCCCGCACCGGCCAGAATATCGATGTCGTAGGCCCCAGCAGTTTTCACCGCCCGCAGTTCCTGCTTGCCCTGGCGCACGAGCTCGTGGACCGCCGCTGAGGGGCCGCGATGGAATGTATTGCCGCCCAAGGCGACTGTGGCCCCATCGGGGATTTGCGCCACGGCCTCCTCCAGACTCATCACTTTATCCTTCATTTTTCCCTCACGCCTTCAGCCGAGCCAGAATCTCATCGGCGGCTGTATAGGGGTCTATCTTTCGACTGGCGATAGACGCCACCAGCTGATCCAAGGCGCCGTCGGAGAGTATCTCATCCAGGACGTATCGGGACAGAGTCTCTTCGAGAACCGCCAAGAAGTCCGTGCGGCACTTGGCCAGATGAAACCTCTCCAGCTCACCCGTGGCGACGAAGTGTTCGTAATGTTGATCGAGGGTCTCCAACAGCTCATCGATCCCCTCGCCAGTAGTGGCCACGGTGCGGATAACAGGCGGCCTCCATTCTTCCTCGGCAAACTCCTTGAGGGCAAGGACGGATTGAACCTGTTTGAGCGCCATATCGGCTCCTTCACGGTCGGCCTTGTTGATGACGAAGCAATCGCCTATTTCCATCACACCTGCTTTCATCGCCTGGACATCATCGCCCGCCCCGGGGATGAGCATCACTATCGTCGTGTGGGCGTACTTAGCAACCTCCACCTCGTCCTGGCCTACACCGACCGTCTCAACTATAACGATCTCCTTTCCCATGGCCTCCATTACGGTTATGCTGTCCGATGTGGCCCTGGCAAGGCCCCCGAGACGTCCCCTTGTAGCCATCGACCTGATGAACACCCCTGTGTCGGTTCCGTGACGTTGCATCCTGATCCTGTCGCCTAGGATTGCGCCCCCGGTGAAAGGGCTCGTCGGGTCGACGGCGATAACACCGACCGACTGGCCCCTTGCGCGAAGAAGCTCCACAAGCTGGTCAACCAGGGTGGACTTGCCAACACCGGGAGCACCGGTGACCCCAACGATTTGGATCTTTCCTGTATGAGGGAACAAGCGACGGATGGGGTGGCGGATTTTAAGGGGCTCATTCTCGGCCATGCTTATCAAGCGCGCGGCCGCCCGAACATCACCCTCGAGAACCCGATCGGCCAGGGCGTCGGAATTATGAGGTTGATTTGGAGCCAATGGTCTCTTCAAGGAACTCGATGACCTCCCGGGTCGTTGTGCCAGGAGTGAAGATTGCCTTCACCCCGGCGTCCAGCAATCCCTGGATGTCCTCCTGAGGTATAATCCCTCCTCCGAAGACGATAACATCCTCCATGGACCGCTCCTTGAGAATCTCGCAGACGCGGCGGAATAGGTGGCCGTGAGCGCCGGAAAGAACGCTCAAACCTACAGCGTCAATGTCTTCTTGCTCGGCAGCTGCGACGATTTGCTCGGGGGTCTGATGGAGACCGGTGTAGATAACCTCCATGCCCGCCTCCTTGAGGGCTCGGGCGATAACCTTCGCCCCACGGTCATGACCGTCGAGACCGGGTTTCGCAATAAGGACTCGAATCCTACGCTTCATTCGCAACCGTCGCCTCCCACTCAAGCTGGTCGAGGGGCTCTAAATCACAGGCCGCGGGGAGGTCCTCAACCCTCTTGGCATAGATTACGGCTCTCCCAATGGCTCTGGCCAGGGCATCCTGAGCCAGAAGACCAGCGGTGTTAACATCCGCTGGCTCCCCCCCCATCGAGAAGGCAAAGACCACGTCGCCGTCGAAGTTGGTGTGGGCTGGTGAGATTACGCGGGCCAGACCGGTCTGGGCCATCCGAGCGACGTGGATGCACTCCTCGCGGCTCATCGCGCCGCCGACTACAACCGCCCCGATCGTGGTATTCTCCCCACCAAAGGTGAAGCGCGAAGCGCCCTGCCGCATGCATTTGGCCGTGTCCACCAGGCGGGTTCCGTTTTCATCCCGAGCCCCCGCCAGCAGACGCCCCGACACAGGGTCTCGAACATCGCCAAAGGCATTTACGGCGGCGGCGGCACCGACGATGATGCCCCCAGGCTCCCGGCAGCTCGCAGTCCCAAAACCCCCCTTCATCCCTCTGGAAATGCCAAAGAGCTTGCCCACCGTCGCGCCCACCCCCACCCCGACGTTGCCTTGGGGGCTAGCCTCCTGGATGGCGGCCTCCGTTGCTGCGTAGCCCATAGCAACATCAGGACGGACATCGGGCTTTCCCAACGAGAGGTCGAAGATGATGGCTGTCGGTACGATAGGGACGGTGGTTACTCGAACGGGGAATCCAATCCCCTGGCGCTCAAGGCAAGACATAACGCCCCCGGCGGCGTCCAGTCCATAGGAGCTGCCACCGGCCATACATACCGCGTGGACCTGCTGGACCAAGTGGGTCGGCTCCAGAGGCCCTAGGGCTCGCGTTCCGGAGGCTCTACCCCGGATGTCAACGCCACCGGTGGCCCCAGTGGGAAAGAGAATCACCGTGCAGCCCGTACAGGCTACGGGATCCTCCGCGTGGCCAATGGCCACCCCGGGGACGTCGGCCAGACAATCCCTAGCGGCCACCGTCCCATCCTTGTGGGTAAGCCATGCCGCCCGTCCAACTCCTATTAGGACATCGAATAAACCAATTCACTATAACACGCCGTCTTGGAGACCGTCTAGCACTTTAGCCTCCCGTAGGTTTAAAGCAAAACCCCATCACCTAAAGGATGGGGTTTGGCAGCTATAGGCAAGAAGGAGGAAGAACTGTGACTACATCTCATACTTCCCGAAGTCTTCCGGCCGGATGTTCTCAAGCCACTCCTTCCACTGCTCATCGTCCTCCTTAAGCTTCATGTCGGTGAGATCGATGGAGCGCGCTTCATCGAGAACCTTCTTGGCAACGAAAATAGGAGCATCAACCCTAAGGGCCAAGGCGATCGCATCCGAGGGTCTTGAATCAACCGATATCTCGTTGCCATTTAGGAATAAAAAAATCTCTGCGTAGAAAGTGTTGTCCTTGAGGTCGCTGACGACAATCCGGCTTACATTGGCATCGATCCCCTCGAGGATATTCTTGATTAGATCGTGGGTCATTGGGCGAGGAGTAGGGACGCTTTCCATCTCCAGGCCAATGGCATTGGCCTCGAAAATGCCAACCCAAATGGGCAAGGCCCTCTCCTCCTCTAAGTCTTTCAGAATGACGATGGGCATGTTCGTCAACGGGTCCATCGTCAACCCCCTGACTTTCATCTCCAACATGAGTCCTTCCTCCTTTACGAATGAATATAATTGAAACCGTTAGTTTAGGGGCAACTCCCCCTCTAGCGAATGGAGCTTCGCCCGAGTGATTGTTATCTCTGCCAAATCGCCAACGGCTAGACCGGTCCCGACGGGAAAATGCACGAGCTTGTTGGAGGGGGTACGACCGGTGAGCTTTGTCGCATCCCTTTTACTCTCGCCTTCCACCAGGACCTCGACGGTGCGCCCTACCAGGGTCTCGTTGCGACGCTTGCTTATGGAGGCCTGGAGCTCTAGGGCGCGCTGAAATCTCTCTTGGGTAACCTCCTTAGGGACCTGGTTAGCCATTTCCGCAGCCTTGGTCCCAGGCCGGGGGGAATACTTGAACAGAAATATGCTATCAAATTCAACATCTTCCAAGAGTTCAAGGGTGGCCTGGAAGTCCTCTTCCGTCTCACCAGGAAAAGCGACGATGACATCGCTCGTCAGGCTCAAATCGGGCATCGCCTTTCTAAGAGCTGCCACCGTGGCCCGGTAGTGCTCAGCGGTGTAGCCCCGGGCCATCGCCTCCAGGATGCGATCGCTACCGGCCTGAACGGGCAGGTGGAGATGCTCGCACACCTTCGGCAATATCGCCATCTGCTCGATAAGATGGGCCGAAACGTCCTTCGGGTGGGAAGTAATGAAACGTATTCGGGCGATCCCGTCAACCTCGTTGACGGCGCCGAGGAGATCGGGAAAGTCGATGTCGGCCTTGTAGGAATTGACCGTCTGGCCGAGCAGAGTGACCTCCTTATAGCCCTCAGCGGCCAAATTACGCACCTGCCGTATAATCTCTGCGCTAGGCAGGCTATTCTCCGGCCCCCGAGTCATGGGCACAACGCAGAAGGTGCACCGATGATCGCACCCTGACATGACGGTCACCCAGGCCTGGAGGTCGCTGGTGCGCTTGACGGGGAGATCGTAATCGGCGTCCTCGGGGAGTGTGGGGGTCACGTCAGCCACGGAAACCCCGTTGAGGCGATGTTCCGCCAATAAAGCTGGCAGGCGCTGGATGTTTCGAGTGCCAAAGACAATGTCCACGTAGGGGGCTCGATCCACTATGGCTGAGCCCTGCACCTGTGCCACACATCCGGACACGGCTATCAACAGCTCCGGATTGGCGCTCTTAAGCTCCTTCAGCCGACCGAGCTGGCTATACAATTTCTGCTCCGCCTTGTCCCGAATACTGCAGGTGTTTACCAGGATGAAGTCGGCCTCTGCCAACTTCTCGGTGGCCTCGTATCCTTCGTCATCCAAAATGCCCTCGATGACCTCGGAGTCGTATTTGTTCATCTGACACCCGAAGGTGATGATGGCTGCCTTTTTTCTTTTCATATTAGACCTTTCTCGGGTATCGGCTTCTCAAAATATAGCAACGGGCCGGGGGCTTGTCAATTTAAGCCAATTTTGATTACCTAAATAAATGCATCTACCCGCTCTCGCTGAAGGCTAGATAGCGTGGAAGGACTCGATGCGGCGAATAACGCGACTGCGCAAGGCTAGGACGAGGGACTGGGTGTATGCGGCCCCGGGCACGAAACGGACGCCTTTAAGGAGGTCCCCATCAGTTACGCCCGTCGCTGCAAAGACTAGGTCCTGGCCACGCGCCAGGTCGTCGATGTATAAAATCTGGTCGGGATCGTCCAGCCCCATGGCCAAAGCAGCCTCTCGCTCGGCAGGGTTTCGAAATTTCAAGCGACCCTGAAAGTCTCCTCCAACGCACTTGAGGGCCACCGCCGAAAGCACTCCCTGGGGAGCGCCACCAATGCCTACGAGACAATCGACGCCGGAGCCCTCCATTGCTGTGGCTATGGCGGAGCTTACGTCGCCGTCGCCAATGAGCCTAAGCCTGGCGCCAAGGCTCCTGATGGACTCGACGTCCCCTCTGTTGCGGGGACGGTCTAGAACGACCACCGTTAGCTCTTCAATATACTTCCCAAGAGTCCCAGCTACAGTCTTCATATTCTCTTCCAGGGGGCGTGATAAGTCTATAGCCCCTCGCGCCTTGGGCCCGACGGCCAACTTCTCCATGTAGACTTCGGGCACGGGCAAGAAGCTTCCGGGCTCGTCCACCGCCACAATGCTTATTGCGTTCGGGCCACCTGTGGCGCAGATGTTGGTGCCCTCTAGAGCATCCAGTGTTATATCAAGATTGATCTCACCCTGCCCTACCCTAATGCCCGATGGGAGGAGCGCCCCCGAGGCAGGCGTACCCTCCCCAAGGACCACCGTTCCGGCGATTGGGAGCTCCTTGAGGCCTATGGCCATAGCCTCAACGGCGGCTGTATCGGCAGCGGCTTCGTCACCAGCCCCCATAAGCCTGGCGGACGCCATGGCTGAAGCCTCTGTAACCCTAACGATATCGAGGGCCAATCTCCGTTCCAACATTAGAAGTCCTCTAAAGACTATCGGGTACGGCCAAATGGTATCATAGGCCCCCGGGGGGCGCAATTAAACGGCATGCCGTGCGTTGACTTAGATGGAACGTTTACCTATCATCTATTCATAAATATTTATTGAACCACCGTGTCGCGTCCTGCGCCGAGGCGAGAAACCTCATAGACCCTTCATTCAACCGGTATAGTAGTTTACAAAACCCCGGGTCGTTTCTTACCCGAAGGGTTCGGGGACGACTGGTGATGTGCTCTAGATTTTAGGTTGACAGCAGTTTCATTAGGATGTACCAGTGT is a window from the Nitrospinota bacterium genome containing:
- the miaB gene encoding tRNA (N6-isopentenyl adenosine(37)-C2)-methylthiotransferase MiaB; its protein translation is MKRKKAAIITFGCQMNKYDSEVIEGILDDEGYEATEKLAEADFILVNTCSIRDKAEQKLYSQLGRLKELKSANPELLIAVSGCVAQVQGSAIVDRAPYVDIVFGTRNIQRLPALLAEHRLNGVSVADVTPTLPEDADYDLPVKRTSDLQAWVTVMSGCDHRCTFCVVPMTRGPENSLPSAEIIRQVRNLAAEGYKEVTLLGQTVNSYKADIDFPDLLGAVNEVDGIARIRFITSHPKDVSAHLIEQMAILPKVCEHLHLPVQAGSDRILEAMARGYTAEHYRATVAALRKAMPDLSLTSDVIVAFPGETEEDFQATLELLEDVEFDSIFLFKYSPRPGTKAAEMANQVPKEVTQERFQRALELQASISKRRNETLVGRTVEVLVEGESKRDATKLTGRTPSNKLVHFPVGTGLAVGDLAEITITRAKLHSLEGELPLN
- a CDS encoding P1 family peptidase encodes the protein MAARDCLADVPGVAIGHAEDPVACTGCTVILFPTGATGGVDIRGRASGTRALGPLEPTHLVQQVHAVCMAGGSSYGLDAAGGVMSCLERQGIGFPVRVTTVPIVPTAIIFDLSLGKPDVRPDVAMGYAATEAAIQEASPQGNVGVGVGATVGKLFGISRGMKGGFGTASCREPGGIIVGAAAAVNAFGDVRDPVSGRLLAGARDENGTRLVDTAKCMRQGASRFTFGGENTTIGAVVVGGAMSREECIHVARMAQTGLARVISPAHTNFDGDVVFAFSMGGEPADVNTAGLLAQDALARAIGRAVIYAKRVEDLPAACDLEPLDQLEWEATVANEA
- a CDS encoding bifunctional nuclease family protein, whose product is MLEMKVRGLTMDPLTNMPIVILKDLEEERALPIWVGIFEANAIGLEMESVPTPRPMTHDLIKNILEGIDANVSRIVVSDLKDNTFYAEIFLFLNGNEISVDSRPSDAIALALRVDAPIFVAKKVLDEARSIDLTDMKLKEDDEQWKEWLENIRPEDFGKYEM
- a CDS encoding CoA transferase subunit A — its product is MKDKVMSLEEAVAQIPDGATVALGGNTFHRGPSAAVHELVRQGKQELRAVKTAGAYDIDILAGAGSINRAAVGYVGFEALYGLAPNYRRAAEEGRLVVEEHACYTVITGLRASIQGVPFLPVAGMFGSDVVPARGWKTVYDPYSGEELVAIPRLAPDWAIIHTELADREGNALIRGSLFEDLLMANAADRVIVTAEEVAPSETLIAEGAHASIPGYLVDAVVHAPRGAWPCSLGSLYPVDEAYLTAYVKASKSEATYRDFLEEHVMKPPALAEGGPS
- a CDS encoding cobalamin B12-binding domain-containing protein produces the protein MKRRIRVLIAKPGLDGHDRGAKVIARALKEAGMEVIYTGLHQTPEQIVAAAEQEDIDAVGLSVLSGAHGHLFRRVCEILKERSMEDVIVFGGGIIPQEDIQGLLDAGVKAIFTPGTTTREVIEFLEETIGSKSTS
- a CDS encoding CoA-transferase — encoded protein: MTCAMARLLSNGETVFHGVASNLPLVAILLARATHASDIVYLNIGGAVNPRPTRLPKSTVDPALLEGAACLVTLTDLFDLSARRRLDTVFLSGAQIDRHGNFNLSVIGPFDNPKVRLPGGAGSALLAPTAGRTILWRTRHDTQSFVESLDFVTACGNVEWVITPMAVLKRHEGDLRPKSLHPGVTFEALQEATGFELARPEPMATTAPPSAEERQALKAIDPDGIRYLEFA
- the glpX gene encoding class II fructose-bisphosphatase, encoding MERRLALDIVRVTEASAMASARLMGAGDEAAADTAAVEAMAIGLKELPIAGTVVLGEGTPASGALLPSGIRVGQGEINLDITLDALEGTNICATGGPNAISIVAVDEPGSFLPVPEVYMEKLAVGPKARGAIDLSRPLEENMKTVAGTLGKYIEELTVVVLDRPRNRGDVESIRSLGARLRLIGDGDVSSAIATAMEGSGVDCLVGIGGAPQGVLSAVALKCVGGDFQGRLKFRNPAEREAALAMGLDDPDQILYIDDLARGQDLVFAATGVTDGDLLKGVRFVPGAAYTQSLVLALRSRVIRRIESFHAI
- the meaB gene encoding methylmalonyl Co-A mutase-associated GTPase MeaB, giving the protein MAENEPLKIRHPIRRLFPHTGKIQIVGVTGAPGVGKSTLVDQLVELLRARGQSVGVIAVDPTSPFTGGAILGDRIRMQRHGTDTGVFIRSMATRGRLGGLARATSDSITVMEAMGKEIVIVETVGVGQDEVEVAKYAHTTIVMLIPGAGDDVQAMKAGVMEIGDCFVINKADREGADMALKQVQSVLALKEFAEEEWRPPVIRTVATTGEGIDELLETLDQHYEHFVATGELERFHLAKCRTDFLAVLEETLSRYVLDEILSDGALDQLVASIASRKIDPYTAADEILARLKA